The genomic interval TTCTCGTACTCGATCTCGGAGGAGGCGTTGGACTTGTTGCCGAGTTTGTCCTTGAGCCGTTGCAGCCGAAGCGGATTGCGGCTGCCGTCGGGCAGCACCCGGGGCAGCAGGAAACACGACAGCCCGCCGGGCGCCTGGGCGAGGGTGAGGAACATGTCCGACATCGGCGCGGAGGTGAACCACTTGTGCCCGACGATGCGGTAGGTGCCGTCGGGCTGGGGCGTGGCCGTCGTGGTGTTGGCCCGCACGTCGGAGCCGCCCTGTTTCTCCGTCATCGACATGCCCGCGATCAGACCGGACTTGGCCGACGGCTCGCGCAGCCCGAAATCGTATGTGCGCGAACCCAATAGCGGCTCGAACCGGGCGGAGAGCTCGCGATTGTGCCGTAGCGCGGGGACGACCGCGTAGGTCATCGAGATCGGGCACATGTGACCGGCGTCGGCCATGCCCCAGGTGTAGAACTTGGCCGCGCGGGCGGTGTGCGCGCCGGGCCGGTCGTCGAGCCAGGGGCTGCCGTGCAGGCCGTGGGCGACGGCCACCCGCATCAGCTCGTGCCAGTACGGGTGGAACTCCACCTCGTCGACGCGGTGGCCGTAGCGGTCGTGGGTGTGCAGCACCGGCGGGTTGCCGTCGGCCAGCCGCCCCCACTCCTGGGCCTCGGAACCGCCCGCGAGCGCGCCCAATTCGCGCACCTCGGCCTCGGCCCAGCCCGCACCCTCCCGATGCAGCCCCTCGAGCAGGGCGGGGTTGCGGGAGAAGTCGAACGGGACGAGGTCGGGGACCTGGTTGAACACTTCGTGGGTGAGCATGCTGGACTCCTATTCGTGCAGGCCCAGGGCCCGCAGGGCGAAGGTGACGAGTTCGGGCAGCACCGATTCGCTGTGCAGGCCGTCGGCGAGCGGGCCGACCAGCACCTCACCGATGGCGCCGACCAGCGCGGCCGCGCTGACCCGCGGGTCCTGGGGTGGCAGTTGGCCGTTGGCGACGCCCTCGGCGACGGCGGATTCGAAGGTCTCGGCGAAGGCGCGGCGGAACCGCAGGCGCTCGGTGTCGACGGCCGCGTCGACCGGTTCGGCCAGCAGCACGTAGGCCAGCTTCGGGTTCTTCAGCGCGCGGCCCGCGAAGGTCTCCACCGCGGCCGTCACCCGCTCCACGGACGTGCCCCCGGCGCCGGCCGCGGCCACCGCCGCCACCTCGCGGGTGACGACATCGCGGAAGACGGCCGTCACCAGCTCCGTCTTCCCGCTGAAGTTCTTGTAGACGGTGCCGGTGGCCACGCCCGCCTCGGCCGCGACCGCCGCCATGGACAGGCCGCCGAACCCGCGCTCGGACAGCACCCGTGCGGCGGCGTGCACGATCGCACCCGCCTGCGCGTCGAGGCGGGCCTGCACGGCCGGGGTTCTGCGGTAGGCCATGCAAGAAGTGAATCACGGATTCATTTCTTCACGCAAGGGGGTATGGTCGGGCCGAGAACAGCACGCCGCGCCGGTCGCGGCGGTCGCCGACAGCGAGGAGCGGACATGGCCGCAGACATCTTCGAGACAACGACACCACCCAGCGGCACAGCGGTTCGATTCCGGACCACGACACCACCCGGCGGCACGGCAGTTCAGTTCCGGACCACGACACCGCTCAGCCGCACGGCAATTCAGTTCCGGACGACGACACCGCTCCGCGGCACAGCGGTCCAGTTCCGGACGACGACACCGCTCCGCGGCACAGCGGTCCAGTTCCGGACCACGACACCACCCGGCGGCACAGCGGCCCAGCTCCGGACCACGACACCACCCAGCGGCGCGGCGGTTCGGTCATGAGCGTCCGGATCGAACGCACCGGCCCGGTGTGCACGGTGATCCTGGATCGTCCGGAAGCCCGCAACGCGGTCGACGGACCCACCGCGCAGGCGTTGGCCGACGCCTTCCGGGAATTCGATGCCGACCCGCAGGCCGCGGTGGCGGTGCTGTGGGGTGCGGGCGGCACCTTCTGCGCGGGCGCGGATCTGAAATCCCTCGGCACCGAACGCTCCAACCGGGCCGCCGCGGACGGCGACGGTCCGATGGGGCCGTCCCGGATGCGGCTGTCCAAGCCGGTGATCGCGGCGGTGTCCGGGTATGCCGTGGCCGGCGGGCTGGAGCTGGCACTGTGGGCGGATCTGCGAGTCGCCGAGCAGGACAGCACCTTCGGCGTGTTCTGCCGGCGCTGGGGTGTGCCGCTCATCGACGGGGGCACGGTGCGGCTGCCCCGGCTGATCGGCGCCGGGCGGGCCATGGACATGATTCTCACCGGCCGCGCGGTCGGCGCCGCCGAGGCCCTGCAGATCGGGCTGGTGAACCGCGTCGTGCCGCCGGGCGAATCCCGCACGGCCGCCGAACAACTCGCCGCCGAACTGGCCGCGCTGCCGCAGACGTGCCTGCGCTCGGACCGGATGTCCGCGCTGGAGCAGTGGGGTCTGGACGAGGAGGCCGCGCTCGGCAACGAGTTCCGCCACGGCCTGACGGCGCTGTCGGACGCGGAGGGCGCGCTGGCGGGCGCCCAGCGCTTCGCGGCCGGCGCGGGTCGGCACGGGGCGTAGTCGGTGCGGGGCGGCCGCCGGTGACGAATCGACTCGGTGTCCTCGACGAGATCTTCCTGCGCACGCACCGCGGCCTCGGCACGCCGATCGTGCTGCAGGGGTTGTGGCGCACCGCGGATCGAGTGAGTCCAGCCACGCTGGAGCAGGTGCACGCGGCGTTGCGCGTCGGCCCGCTGGGGCGGCGGGTGGTGCGTTCGCGGGTGCCGGGTGCGCGTCCGTACTGGCGTGCCAACGACTCGGCGCATCCGCTGCGCAGCACCGACCGCCCGCTCCCCGTCGCGGAGCTGCTGGATTGGGCCGACCTGCAAGGCTCGGAGCTGGACCCGGAATTCGGCCCCGGCTGGCGGCTGGCGGCGACGCGGCTGGACGACGGCGGTTCGGTGGTGTCCCTGACCTGCTCCCACGCACTGGCCGACGGCCGCGGCCTGACGATCGCGGTCGACCGGGCGCTCGCGGGAGCCACGGGCGCGGAAAGCGCTGTGGCAGGATCGGATTGGGCCGATGCACGGCGGCAGTGGTCTCTCGTGCTGGGGGGTACGGTGCGCGCGCTACGGCGGGGCGTGCCGAGCCGCCCGGAGGCGACCGCCGTCCGTGTGGCCGGCGCGGGGCGGCACACGACCTGCGGTGCGGTGTTGGAGGTTTCGGCGGCGGACTGGGAGCTCGTGAGCACCGCGCACGGTGGCACCGCGAACAGTCTGTTCGTGTATCTCGTCGCGAGAATGCTGTGGGAGGCAGGGTTTCCCGAGCCCACGATCAGCACCAGTGTTCCGGTCGACACCCGCGCGGAGCCACGGGTGGACAACGATATAGCGATGACCGAGGTCACCGTGACGCGCGCCGATACACCCGCCACCCTGCGCGAGAAGTGCCGCGCCGCATACGAACACCGCATGTCCGCGCCGAGCGGGATGCCCGAGGAACTGCTGCAGGTATTACCGGAGCGGGTGGCCTACCGCTTGTCCCGGGGCGCGGGCGAGCGCGATGCGCTGTGCTCCAACATCGGCGTGCTACCGGCGTCGTTGACCCACCTCGGTCCGCACCGCTGCACCGGCGTCGCGGCCCGCGCCATCCATCCTGGCCTGCTGCGGACCCACCTGCCACGCACCCGCCTGTCGGCGTACCTCTCCCGCACCGCGCAGACCTACACCCTCGCGCTGGTCTCGCTGGATCCGGACCACATCGCGACCCCCGCGGCACTCGAGGCGCTCGCGACCGCCACCCTCGGCTCCCTCGACCTGGCGAACACCTGTTGGTGACGCGGTGATACGCCGCCGCCCGAAGGGCGGCGCTACGTTCTGACTTGCACGGGTGTCGAGGCGGGCGATATCCGGTCTCGCACATGGTCAGGAGTCTCGACGCCGGAGGCGAGATCGACTGAGGGAACCGGGTTTTCGAACACCTGGCGAACGGGCAGCACACCCGCCCAGACGTCGGAGGCGAGATCGTCGGGATCATCGCCGGGCCCGCCGGCCCGGGTCTTCACCGATGCCTCGGTGAGGTCGAGCGCGAGGACCATGGTGGCGGCCAGTTCCTTCTTGGTGGGCGGGCGGACGTATTCCCAGGAGCCGGGCGCGGCGTGCTCGACCACGGTGCGCAGGCCGTGCAGGCGCTGCTCGGGATCGGTGAGTTCGACGGCCCGCCCGTGGACCACCGCCGACCGGTAGTTCATCGAGAAATGCATGGCCGAGCGGGCGTAGACGATGCCGTCGAGGTGCGTGACCGCCACCGACACGGGCTCGGCGAGTGCGGCGCGCAGATTCCCGGCGCCGGTGGAACCGTGCAGGTAGAGCGTGTCGCCGTCGCGGCCGTAGGTGGTGGGCAGCACCACCGGCGCGCCGTGCAGCAGCACTCCGAGGTGGCAGATCAGACCGGCGTCTAGCACCGCGTCGAGCGCGCCGCGATCGGTGGCGGCGCGATCCCGGTAGCGCGTGAGCGTGCTGCGCGCGGTCGGGGAGAGCGGGGTCCGGGCGGCACGTGACTCGGTCATGTCACCAGCATGTTCTCTACAATGGCCGCACTGAACGGCCAATTCCACGGAAGAATGAAAGACCACTTCATGAGCGCTGCGGAGGAGTTGATCCTCACCGTCGACCGTGGCTCCGCCCGGCCGATGGCCGTTCAGGTCGCCGACGGCCTGCGGGCGGCGGCGGCCGACGGGCGGTTGCGCGGCGGGGATCGGCTGCCGTCCTCGCGCGCGCTCGCGTCCCGGCTCGGAGTGAGCCGCACCGTGGTGACCGCGGCCTACGACCAGCTGCACGCCGAGGGCTGGCTGACCGGACGGCACGGGTCCGGCACGTTCCTCACCGCCGCTCCTGTTCCGGCGCCGAAATCCGGTGATCCGGTTCTCGAGGACGAAACACCCTCTCCGCGTTACGATCTGGCTCCCGGCGCGCCGTGCGTGGAGGCGATAGACCGCGCCGCGTGGCGACGGGCCTGGCGTGCGGCCTCCGACCGTATCCCGTTGTCGCGCAAGGACAGACGGGGCGATCCGGACTATCGGGTCGTGGTGTCGGAGCATCTGCTGCGGCACCGCGGCCTGGCGGCCGGTAGCGGCACCGCGGTACTGGCGACGGCCGGGACCAGCGCCGCCGTCGCCGAACTCGCCGCCACGCTGCTGCGCCCGGGCGATGCGGTGGCGATGGAGGATCCCGGCTATCAGCGGGCGGTCGGCGCGTTCCGCGCCGCGGGCGTGCGAGTGGTGCCGGTGCCGGTGGATGCCCACGGGCTGCGGGCCGATCTGATCCCGTCCCACGTGCGGGCGGTGTATTGCACTCCCGCCCATCAGTTTCCGCTCGGCGCCCGCATGCCCGCGGGGCGGCGCGTGGAGCTGATCGAATTCGCCCGGCGCACCGGAGCTTTCGTGATCGAGGACGACTACGACGGCGAGTTGCGTTACGACACGGCCCCGCTGCCGCTGTTGGCCACACTGGCCCCCGACGTGGTGGTGCATCTGGGCACCACATCCAAGATTCTCAGTCCGGCATTGGGCGTGGGCTGGCTCGTGGCGTCACCAACTGTCGCCGAAGCCGTCGTAGCGCGGCGGAACATCACCGGCACCGGCCCGGCGCCGATCGGCCAGCAGGTGCTGGTCGAGTTGGCGCGGCACGGCGACCTGGCTCGCCACCTTCGGCGGTTGCGCCGCGAGATGCCGCCCCGGCGGGCGGTGGTCGTCGAGCGGTTGCGCGCTCACGGTCTGGATGTGATCGGCGACGACGCGGGTTCCCATGTGCTGGTGCCACTCCCCTCCGCCGCCGCGGCGGAACGGGCGGCCGCGGCGGCCGGGCAACGCGGCGTCTTCCTCGACCGCTTGGCCCGGCACCACCTCGGCGAGCAGCGAATTTTCGGTGTGCCACTGGGTTATTCGGCAGTGCTGCGGGCGGATCTGCGGGCCGCGCTGGAGGTGGCCGCGGAATGCCTGGCGACCGGATAGGGCCGCTTCTCGATCCGGCATGCGTACGAGAGCGCCCACCACGCCCTGAGCGACGGTTTGCCCCGCACCGTTCCGTAGCATGGACCCATGACCGAACAGGACATTCTCTCGCGCATCAAAGACCTGGTGGATCGGGAGCATCAGCTGCGGTCCAAGGCCGAGAGCGGGGCGCTCGACCCGGAGCAGGAGCGGGCTCAACTGGCCGATCTCGAGGTGATGCTGGACCAGTGCTGGGACCTGCTGCGGCAACGGCGCGCCCGCACCGACCGGGGCGACAACCCGGACGAGGCCCAGGCCAACTCGGCCAAGCAGGTCGAGGGGTACCTCCAGTAACGGATACCATCGCTGGATGGTGGCAACGATAGATATCACGACCGCCGACGGCATCGTGCGGGGTCGTCGGGGCCGCCGCGTGCTGCGCTGGCGGTCCATTCCCTACGCCGCTCCCCCGGTCGGTGACCTGCGCTTCCGGGCGCCGCAACCGGTGCGGCCCTGGACCGGCGTGCGGGAGGCCACCGACTTCGGTTTCGCGGCCATGCAGCACCGGCGCGGGGCCCTGATCGGCCCGCGCCGGTCGCAGCCGACCGCCGAGGACTGCCTGACCCTCAACGTCACCGCGCCGGTCACGCCGTCGTCCGCGCCGCGGCCGGTGCTGGTGTTCATCCACGGCGGCGGCTACGTGCTCGGCACGTCGGCGCTGGGCCTCTACTCCGGGGCGCGGCTGGCGCTGCGGGGCGATGTGATCGTGGTGTCGCTCAACTACCGGCTCGGCGCCTTCGGCTACGTCGATTTCAGCGAGTTCTCCACGCCCGACAGACCTTTCGACTCGAATCTGGGCCTGCGCGATCAGGTGGCGGCGCTGCGCTGGGTGCAGCGCAATATCGCGGCGTTCGGCGGCGATCCCGGCAATGTCACCATTTTCGGTGAGTCGGCGGGCGCGCACGCCGTGGTGAGCCTGCTGGCCACGCCCGCGGCGGCGGGACTGTTCCATCGGGGCATCGCGCAGAGCGCCCCGGCGGACTGGGCGATGACCGCCGCGGAGGCGCGCGAGTTCGCTCGTCGCTGCCTGGACAATCTCGGCGTCGCGAGGGCGGACGCCGTCACCGCGCTCACCACCTTGGGCGCCAACGACATTCGCAAGGCGGTCGACCGGGCCGTCGGGCAGGTGCTGTGGGAACAGCCGGGCAGCTTTCCCGCCGCGCCGGTGGTCGACGGCGACTATCTGCCGCAGGCGCCCGTCGATGCCTGCGCCGACGGCAGCGCGCACCCGGTTCCACTGATCATCGGCACCAACCGCGACGAGGGCACGCTGTTCCAGCGCTTCGACCGGACCTTGCCCACCACCCCGGCACAACTGCACACCGCGCTGGCCCGATGCGGCGACGAAGACCTCGAAAAACGCGTTGTCGCGGCCTATCCCGGCTTTCCGAGCCGACGCGCGGCGGTGCGGATGGGCGGCGATTTCGTCTTCTGGCGCCCGACGATCGCCCTGCTGGAGGGGCACAGCAAACACGCGAGCTGTTACGCGTACCGCTACGACTTCGCCCCGCGCGCGGTGCAGCTGGCCGGATTCGGCGCGACGCACGCGCTCGATCTGATCCCGGTGTTCGGCGGCGTCGACACCGCGGTCGGCCGCGCCATGACCGCGGCGGGCGGGCAACGCGGCTTCCGCGCCGTACAGAACGAGTTCCAGGAGAACTGGCTGTCCTTTGCTCGCACAGGGAAACCGCTCGATTCCTGGCCGGAGTACTCCGTGGAGCGGCGCAGCACCCGCATAATCGACCACCCCGCGCGAGTGGAAGTCGACCCCGAACGCGCGAAACGCCTTGCATGGGACGGCGTTCGCGTCCCCGCCCTGGGCTGAGCCCTTCCACCAAACGCAGCCCTGCCCCAGCAAACGCCGCCCCGCCCCAACAGACGCGGCCCTGCCCCAACACACGCCGCCCCGCCCCAGCACACGCCGCCCTGCCCCAACAGACGCGGTCCTGCCCCAACACACGCGACCC from Nocardia wallacei carries:
- a CDS encoding acyl-CoA dehydrogenase family protein gives rise to the protein MLTHEVFNQVPDLVPFDFSRNPALLEGLHREGAGWAEAEVRELGALAGGSEAQEWGRLADGNPPVLHTHDRYGHRVDEVEFHPYWHELMRVAVAHGLHGSPWLDDRPGAHTARAAKFYTWGMADAGHMCPISMTYAVVPALRHNRELSARFEPLLGSRTYDFGLREPSAKSGLIAGMSMTEKQGGSDVRANTTTATPQPDGTYRIVGHKWFTSAPMSDMFLTLAQAPGGLSCFLLPRVLPDGSRNPLRLQRLKDKLGNKSNASSEIEYENAVGWLVGAEGAGVKTIIEMVNMTRLDCVIGSATGMRVGVVHAVHHARHRDAFGAKLIDQPAMRNVLADLVIESDAATTVMMRLAGATDRAAADPAEAALRRIALAVTKYWVCKRAPAHAAEALECLGGNGYVEESGMPRLYREAPLMSIWEGSGNVAALDALRAMGRQPETVEAYFNEVSLARGGNRHLDDAIDRIGKELTDLTDIEYRARRVVELMALVLQGAQLVRHGHAAVADAFCATRFGGDWGIAFGTLPVGADTGAIIERAFV
- a CDS encoding TetR/AcrR family transcriptional regulator, with amino-acid sequence MAYRRTPAVQARLDAQAGAIVHAAARVLSERGFGGLSMAAVAAEAGVATGTVYKNFSGKTELVTAVFRDVVTREVAAVAAAGAGGTSVERVTAAVETFAGRALKNPKLAYVLLAEPVDAAVDTERLRFRRAFAETFESAVAEGVANGQLPPQDPRVSAAALVGAIGEVLVGPLADGLHSESVLPELVTFALRALGLHE
- a CDS encoding crotonase/enoyl-CoA hydratase family protein, which codes for MSVRIERTGPVCTVILDRPEARNAVDGPTAQALADAFREFDADPQAAVAVLWGAGGTFCAGADLKSLGTERSNRAAADGDGPMGPSRMRLSKPVIAAVSGYAVAGGLELALWADLRVAEQDSTFGVFCRRWGVPLIDGGTVRLPRLIGAGRAMDMILTGRAVGAAEALQIGLVNRVVPPGESRTAAEQLAAELAALPQTCLRSDRMSALEQWGLDEEAALGNEFRHGLTALSDAEGALAGAQRFAAGAGRHGA
- a CDS encoding pyridoxamine 5'-phosphate oxidase family protein; protein product: MTESRAARTPLSPTARSTLTRYRDRAATDRGALDAVLDAGLICHLGVLLHGAPVVLPTTYGRDGDTLYLHGSTGAGNLRAALAEPVSVAVTHLDGIVYARSAMHFSMNYRSAVVHGRAVELTDPEQRLHGLRTVVEHAAPGSWEYVRPPTKKELAATMVLALDLTEASVKTRAGGPGDDPDDLASDVWAGVLPVRQVFENPVPSVDLASGVETPDHVRDRISPASTPVQVRT
- a CDS encoding PLP-dependent aminotransferase family protein → MSAAEELILTVDRGSARPMAVQVADGLRAAAADGRLRGGDRLPSSRALASRLGVSRTVVTAAYDQLHAEGWLTGRHGSGTFLTAAPVPAPKSGDPVLEDETPSPRYDLAPGAPCVEAIDRAAWRRAWRAASDRIPLSRKDRRGDPDYRVVVSEHLLRHRGLAAGSGTAVLATAGTSAAVAELAATLLRPGDAVAMEDPGYQRAVGAFRAAGVRVVPVPVDAHGLRADLIPSHVRAVYCTPAHQFPLGARMPAGRRVELIEFARRTGAFVIEDDYDGELRYDTAPLPLLATLAPDVVVHLGTTSKILSPALGVGWLVASPTVAEAVVARRNITGTGPAPIGQQVLVELARHGDLARHLRRLRREMPPRRAVVVERLRAHGLDVIGDDAGSHVLVPLPSAAAAERAAAAAGQRGVFLDRLARHHLGEQRIFGVPLGYSAVLRADLRAALEVAAECLATG
- a CDS encoding DUF2630 family protein, which codes for MTEQDILSRIKDLVDREHQLRSKAESGALDPEQERAQLADLEVMLDQCWDLLRQRRARTDRGDNPDEAQANSAKQVEGYLQ
- a CDS encoding carboxylesterase/lipase family protein, with product MVATIDITTADGIVRGRRGRRVLRWRSIPYAAPPVGDLRFRAPQPVRPWTGVREATDFGFAAMQHRRGALIGPRRSQPTAEDCLTLNVTAPVTPSSAPRPVLVFIHGGGYVLGTSALGLYSGARLALRGDVIVVSLNYRLGAFGYVDFSEFSTPDRPFDSNLGLRDQVAALRWVQRNIAAFGGDPGNVTIFGESAGAHAVVSLLATPAAAGLFHRGIAQSAPADWAMTAAEAREFARRCLDNLGVARADAVTALTTLGANDIRKAVDRAVGQVLWEQPGSFPAAPVVDGDYLPQAPVDACADGSAHPVPLIIGTNRDEGTLFQRFDRTLPTTPAQLHTALARCGDEDLEKRVVAAYPGFPSRRAAVRMGGDFVFWRPTIALLEGHSKHASCYAYRYDFAPRAVQLAGFGATHALDLIPVFGGVDTAVGRAMTAAGGQRGFRAVQNEFQENWLSFARTGKPLDSWPEYSVERRSTRIIDHPARVEVDPERAKRLAWDGVRVPALG